A window from Moritella yayanosii encodes these proteins:
- a CDS encoding flagellar basal body-associated FliL family protein — MKGKILIIGLVIITAMGFLGFKYQVQIKAQIAALMPTPEVAKSPRPFYIPLDKMVVSVESERTIYYVMMEVTLETKLEASIERINYFMPVIQNSFVQNLSQRSYDTIRKNLKNIEQLQIEMLSGLDEVLIRHDMNGIIDSVLITKLVVQ; from the coding sequence ATGAAAGGCAAAATATTAATTATTGGGTTAGTTATTATCACAGCAATGGGCTTTTTAGGTTTTAAATATCAGGTGCAGATTAAAGCGCAGATTGCAGCATTAATGCCAACGCCAGAAGTCGCAAAGTCACCCCGACCGTTTTATATACCGCTTGATAAAATGGTGGTAAGTGTTGAAAGTGAACGCACAATTTACTATGTCATGATGGAGGTTACTTTAGAGACTAAATTAGAAGCGTCTATTGAGAGGATTAATTATTTTATGCCGGTGATCCAAAATTCTTTTGTCCAAAACCTCAGTCAACGCAGTTATGACACGATCCGTAAAAATTTGAAAAATATAGAGCAATTACAAATAGAGATGTTATCAGGCTTAGATGAAGTACTCATTCGGCATGACATGAATGGCATCATTGATAGTGTGCTGATTACCAAACTGGTCGTTCAATAG